ACCGGAGCGAACGGGAGCCTCGGCTCTGCCACTCTCGCGGCGCTGCATGCCCGCGACGCGACAGCGACAGGCGGCAGCCGCACTCCGAACGGCGAGTTGCGGCGGCTCGATTTCGACGATCCCTCCGGCATGGACCTCGCCGGTGTGTCCACCCTGGTGCTGATTTCCGCCGGGTATGCCGAAGACGACCAGGTCATCGGGCGGCACACGGCCGTCCTTGACGCTGCCGTCCGAGACGGCGTCCGGCATGTCGTCTACACCAGCCTGACCGGTGCCGGTGAGCACCTCGGTTTCGCGCTGGCGCACCGCGCGACCGAACGGCTCATGCGCGTTTGCGGCTTGCCGTGGACGATCCTGCGCAACGGCCTCTACGCCGAACTCTTCGGCGGACTACTGATGTGGGCCGACGGCGGCGTGGAGTCCGCGTTCGGCGACGGCGCCCTGGCCGCGGTCGCCCGTGCCGACCTGGCCGAGGCCGCGGCGGTCATCGCGGCGGATCCGGCACCGCACAGCGGGCGTACCTACGACCTCGTCGGCACGCCCATCACGGCAGCGCACGTAGCCGGCCGGCTCGGCGTCCCGCACCGCACCATCGGTCTGGCCGAGTACCGGCGCAGGCTCCTCAACGAGGTGACGGGACTCCTGCCGTTCCAGCCACCCATGCTCGCCTCGATCGCGACCGGCGTCCGGCACGGCTTTCTGGACGGCACCGGCCCCGACCTCCCGGACATCCTCGGCCGCGAGGTTTCCGACCCACTGGCCACGGCTGTCGCAGCCGCGGCGGCCACGAGACCGTCGGCAGGTGGATGACGGCGGTGTGCGGGTGTCGGTAGGTGCACCGTCCGCCGGGTGGGCAGAGCCATGGTGAGGGACAAAGAGCGTTCATAGCCTCTTAGCCATGGCTGACAAAGAGAGC
This genomic window from Streptomyces sp. DG2A-72 contains:
- a CDS encoding NAD(P)H-binding protein, with translation MILVTGANGSLGSATLAALHARDATATGGSRTPNGELRRLDFDDPSGMDLAGVSTLVLISAGYAEDDQVIGRHTAVLDAAVRDGVRHVVYTSLTGAGEHLGFALAHRATERLMRVCGLPWTILRNGLYAELFGGLLMWADGGVESAFGDGALAAVARADLAEAAAVIAADPAPHSGRTYDLVGTPITAAHVAGRLGVPHRTIGLAEYRRRLLNEVTGLLPFQPPMLASIATGVRHGFLDGTGPDLPDILGREVSDPLATAVAAAAATRPSAGG